Proteins from a genomic interval of Paenibacillus sp. RC334:
- a CDS encoding site-2 protease family protein, with amino-acid sequence MQKDDKKANSKSGSSKWYLGSAAALLLLKGKSLLALLKFGKFGGALISMATTIGFYALLYPWGFAVGFVLLLFVHELGHVWAAKRKGLPVSAPLFIPFLGALITMKRHPLDAQTEAYVAMGGPLLGTVGAMAVYAGAYATDSPLLYALAYVGFFLNLLNLLPIHPLDGGRISTAVSRWLWLVGLVGGIVVIVYLKSFLFFLIWALFAYDLYKKYVKRNKGEVKVQSLLQKPLINVQHLYEQGYPLPGPEHTRRLSFNTYSDLEGQQYVTVYMESLDVEQTILLPQQCLVQHVWLNGVEHIPTPDAYQLKLLCEIDYIPFENDKYYEVPTSSRWKFGIGYLGLALFLMGMMYVVHQHIGDIRL; translated from the coding sequence TTGCAAAAAGATGATAAAAAGGCTAATTCCAAATCCGGCTCATCCAAATGGTATCTAGGCAGTGCGGCGGCGCTGCTTCTTTTGAAAGGGAAGTCGTTGCTGGCACTATTGAAATTCGGTAAATTCGGCGGTGCGCTGATATCTATGGCGACGACGATTGGCTTCTATGCGCTTCTGTACCCGTGGGGATTTGCGGTTGGTTTTGTGCTTTTGCTGTTTGTGCATGAACTGGGGCATGTATGGGCTGCCAAGCGGAAAGGACTTCCCGTATCGGCACCGTTGTTTATCCCTTTTCTTGGTGCGCTGATTACGATGAAACGGCATCCTTTGGATGCGCAAACAGAGGCGTATGTGGCGATGGGCGGCCCGTTACTGGGCACGGTTGGGGCTATGGCGGTATACGCGGGAGCCTATGCGACGGACAGTCCGCTATTGTACGCGCTGGCGTATGTCGGTTTTTTCCTGAATCTGCTCAATCTGCTGCCAATTCACCCGCTCGACGGAGGACGAATTTCCACGGCAGTATCGCGGTGGTTGTGGCTAGTCGGCTTGGTGGGTGGAATTGTTGTCATTGTGTATTTAAAATCCTTTTTATTTTTCCTGATATGGGCGCTCTTTGCCTACGATTTGTACAAAAAATATGTTAAACGCAATAAAGGAGAGGTCAAGGTCCAATCTTTATTGCAAAAGCCGCTGATTAACGTACAGCATCTGTATGAGCAAGGATACCCGCTACCCGGACCGGAGCATACCCGTCGACTATCTTTTAATACCTACTCGGATCTGGAAGGGCAGCAATATGTGACGGTGTATATGGAAAGTCTGGATGTGGAGCAGACGATTTTGCTGCCACAGCAGTGTCTTGTCCAGCATGTATGGCTGAACGGTGTGGAGCATATACCGACACCGGATGCGTATCAGCTTAAATTGTTGTGTGAGATTGATTACATTCCGTTTGAAAATGATAAATATTATGAAGTACCCACGTCGTCACGCTGGAAATTCGGGATTGGTTATTTGGGGCTGGCCTTGTTCTTGATGGGGATGATGTATGTAGTGCATCAGCATATAGGGGATATAAGGCTGTGA
- a CDS encoding AraC family transcriptional regulator, which produces MILNSEVDPALFENCHWLPNIDWNVKFFGAHIHRVKANWCMPEESHIGFEIVLILEGRQETIMENNVYSVGVGDILIIPPGFKHVSQCASPDGMYYFSTHFNIDDPLFRQEMIKSNQLFFPAGTETNMKLQKIVHSWIGMMQENGEYTTADRFRMQIALFELFGIFSQMISTGMEPTLSPSSVQYAKAIMEAIQSRFKPYRDDESAEPTFRIEDVAASLGISPGYAQEVFRKVYGYSPRHYLSETKLHEAKVLIQQPNLPLNKVASLLGYSSLAHFSRQFKRWTGTSPLKYRQTLSPVTEQEQGS; this is translated from the coding sequence ATGATATTGAATTCTGAAGTTGATCCAGCTCTATTCGAAAATTGCCACTGGCTTCCTAACATTGACTGGAATGTAAAGTTTTTCGGCGCTCATATACACCGGGTAAAAGCAAACTGGTGTATGCCAGAAGAGTCGCATATCGGTTTTGAAATTGTACTGATTTTGGAGGGTCGTCAGGAGACGATCATGGAAAATAATGTGTATTCGGTTGGTGTCGGCGATATTCTGATCATTCCACCGGGATTCAAGCATGTGAGTCAATGTGCTTCCCCAGACGGGATGTATTATTTCAGCACCCATTTTAATATAGATGATCCATTGTTCCGTCAGGAGATGATTAAGAGCAATCAGCTTTTTTTTCCGGCTGGTACTGAAACGAACATGAAGCTGCAAAAGATCGTGCACAGCTGGATTGGCATGATGCAGGAGAACGGAGAATATACGACAGCGGATCGTTTTCGCATGCAAATTGCCTTGTTTGAGCTGTTCGGAATATTCTCGCAAATGATATCTACCGGGATGGAGCCTACGCTTTCGCCCTCATCCGTTCAGTATGCCAAGGCCATTATGGAGGCCATTCAATCCAGATTCAAGCCTTATCGGGATGACGAATCTGCCGAGCCGACGTTCCGAATTGAGGATGTGGCAGCCTCCCTCGGGATCAGTCCCGGATACGCACAGGAGGTATTCCGCAAGGTATACGGCTATTCGCCGCGTCACTACCTGTCGGAGACGAAGCTGCACGAGGCGAAAGTGCTGATCCAGCAACCCAATCTGCCGCTGAACAAGGTGGCCTCCCTGCTCGGATACTCCAGCTTGGCTCATTTCAGCAGACAATTCAAGCGCTGGACTGGCACCAGTCCGCTCAAATACCGCCAAACGCTGAGTCCGGTTACTGAGCAGGAACAAGGTAGCTAA
- a CDS encoding beta-galactosidase, with product MKKLLYGVAYYDEYMPYDRLDQDIQMMKDAGINVVRIAESTWSTHEPQNGVFDFTSVDRVLDAMHKAGIEVIVGTPTYAVPTWLVKEHPDVLATTPQGPGKYGARQIMDITNPVYLFHAERIIRKLIGRVSQHPAVIGFQTDNETKHYNTSGPNVQLQFVKHLREQFESLEELNHKFGLDYWSNRINSWEDFPSVVGTINGSLGAAFSQFQRKLVTDFLAWQVALVNEYKREDQFVTQNFDFEWRGHSFGIQRDVDHFAASQAFDVTGVDIYHPTQDDLTGIEISFGGDVARSTKNNNYLVLETEAQAFTHWVPYPGQLRLQAFSHLASGANMVAYWHWHSIHNSFETYWKGLLSHDFEPNPVYEEAQTIGKDFARLSPHLVNLKKKNKTAILVSNEALTSIDWFKFNMNSPLNYNDIVRRLYDELYKLNIGTDIVHPGTESFDDYDLLIVPVLYSAPNALLEKLNRYVENGGHVVYTFRSGFTNEHVQVRTSRQPGVISEACGIHYSLFVEPKNVTLKDNPFEVTPEENQVDTWMELITPTTAEVLAYYDHPHWGKYAAITQNRYGQGTATYIGCVVSPAVIRELFRSVAKQAGVWGVDQEASYPIIVKSGTNELERTIRYYFNYSEQAGSVVYPHGDGKELIGQQTVTQGQTLQLEPWSVIIIEEA from the coding sequence ATGAAAAAGCTGCTGTACGGCGTTGCTTATTATGATGAATATATGCCTTATGACCGTCTGGACCAAGATATTCAAATGATGAAGGATGCGGGTATCAACGTGGTTCGAATTGCCGAATCCACCTGGAGTACGCATGAACCGCAAAACGGAGTGTTTGATTTTACCTCCGTGGATCGGGTGCTGGATGCAATGCATAAGGCGGGCATTGAGGTCATTGTAGGCACGCCCACCTATGCCGTACCGACATGGCTGGTCAAGGAGCATCCTGACGTATTGGCGACAACTCCTCAGGGACCAGGTAAATACGGGGCCCGTCAGATTATGGACATTACGAACCCGGTGTACCTGTTCCATGCCGAGCGGATTATACGCAAGCTGATTGGGCGGGTGAGTCAGCATCCGGCGGTGATCGGTTTTCAGACAGATAACGAAACGAAGCATTACAACACAAGCGGACCGAATGTGCAATTGCAATTCGTTAAGCATTTGCGTGAGCAATTTGAATCACTGGAAGAGCTGAACCACAAATTTGGCCTTGATTACTGGAGCAATCGGATCAATAGCTGGGAGGATTTCCCTTCCGTGGTCGGGACGATTAATGGAAGCTTGGGCGCAGCATTTTCCCAATTCCAGCGCAAGCTGGTCACGGATTTCCTCGCCTGGCAGGTCGCGCTCGTGAATGAATACAAGCGGGAAGATCAGTTTGTTACGCAAAACTTTGATTTTGAGTGGAGAGGCCATTCCTTCGGCATTCAGCGGGATGTGGATCATTTTGCGGCATCCCAAGCATTTGATGTGACGGGAGTGGATATTTACCATCCAACACAGGATGATTTGACCGGGATTGAAATTTCCTTCGGTGGTGATGTGGCGCGCTCCACGAAGAATAATAATTATCTGGTGCTGGAAACGGAAGCGCAGGCTTTTACCCATTGGGTTCCTTATCCGGGACAATTGCGGCTGCAAGCGTTCAGTCATCTGGCTTCCGGGGCCAATATGGTGGCCTACTGGCATTGGCATTCCATCCATAATTCCTTCGAAACCTACTGGAAGGGTCTGCTGAGTCATGATTTTGAACCCAATCCTGTCTATGAGGAAGCACAGACGATTGGGAAGGATTTTGCAAGATTATCCCCTCATCTGGTAAACCTGAAAAAGAAAAACAAGACAGCGATCCTCGTCAGTAACGAAGCGTTAACGTCGATTGACTGGTTCAAGTTCAATATGAATAGTCCGTTGAATTACAATGACATTGTACGTCGCTTGTATGACGAGCTGTATAAGCTGAATATCGGTACGGATATCGTTCATCCGGGTACGGAGTCATTTGACGACTATGATCTCTTGATCGTACCCGTTCTCTACTCTGCACCGAATGCGTTACTGGAAAAACTGAACCGTTATGTGGAAAACGGCGGTCATGTGGTATACACGTTCCGAAGCGGGTTTACCAATGAGCATGTGCAGGTGAGAACCTCCCGGCAGCCTGGTGTGATTAGTGAAGCCTGCGGCATTCATTACAGCCTGTTCGTGGAGCCGAAGAATGTAACGCTTAAAGATAATCCTTTTGAGGTAACACCGGAGGAAAATCAGGTAGATACGTGGATGGAGTTGATTACACCGACAACTGCCGAGGTGTTGGCCTATTACGACCATCCGCATTGGGGCAAATATGCCGCAATTACGCAAAACCGCTATGGTCAGGGAACGGCGACCTACATCGGCTGTGTCGTAAGCCCGGCGGTCATTCGTGAGCTATTCCGTTCTGTCGCGAAGCAGGCGGGAGTGTGGGGAGTGGATCAAGAAGCGTCGTATCCGATCATTGTTAAATCCGGTACGAATGAGCTGGAACGGACGATCCGGTACTATTTTAACTATTCTGAACAAGCAGGCTCAGTTGTGTATCCGCATGGAGACGGCAAGGAACTGATTGGACAGCAGACAGTTACTCAAGGACAAACGCTTCAATTAGAGCCTTGGAGTGTTATAATTATCGAAGAAGCGTAA
- a CDS encoding sensor histidine kinase produces the protein MPTRVVRWFRALTAPYRRSIQLKLILTMIVLSVLPVIAVTVLAAEKSRASMETEVVETNMSNMKWTGVYISDQLDRLNHLIYSIQISPDLSDYLNEREPGNLSSQFNAQRKMLNTLANVYYSAGSHVIGIQLYLKQPQTLFTFNGMQNAITTVNGVPPQYAEMWKANKDYSIRTSHAAPERFTLTRSIRRFEDQKQTGAISLDVLWSQFDQTLGLLGRGDQHQVFITGSDGKVMYPSQVHQSPPAEVLTALRDVRPGPGMIKTAGNYVFYNDLDVVGLRLVKIVPTSSINHSAFSTMLYGIIIGGISILVSICIAVFIAWRTARPIVHLARSVQELDMIKGPAGEPSTRPDEIGLLERSLHGMAGRIREHIQTEYSMNLQKKTAELKALQAQIHPHFLQNTLQMIGSMVFSQKPEDTYEVIRSLSEMFRYVVREPQDMASLRAEIDHVGHYMRIQQRRFPQRLVFQVETDEQALDVRLPKLSLQPLLENAFQHGLDRKAGAWRVGIRVEIMKEDLCITVCDNGSGMAPDRLEEVRARLEHASEEPIWAQGSHIGLSNVASRIRMNFGVNYGVTIDSEPGIGTRVTIRIPFTSAGEGKG, from the coding sequence ATGCCAACCCGAGTAGTCCGCTGGTTTCGGGCACTGACAGCCCCGTATCGACGCAGCATTCAGCTCAAGCTGATTTTGACGATGATCGTCCTTTCTGTGCTGCCAGTCATCGCCGTCACGGTGCTGGCTGCGGAAAAAAGCAGAGCGTCGATGGAAACCGAAGTGGTCGAGACGAACATGTCCAATATGAAATGGACAGGAGTCTATATCAGCGACCAGTTAGATCGTCTGAACCACCTGATTTACAGCATTCAGATCAGCCCCGATCTGAGCGATTATTTGAATGAGCGTGAGCCGGGCAATCTTTCCAGCCAATTTAATGCGCAGCGAAAAATGCTCAATACGCTGGCGAATGTATATTATTCGGCCGGGAGCCATGTCATCGGTATCCAGCTCTATTTGAAGCAGCCGCAAACGCTGTTTACCTTCAATGGAATGCAAAATGCCATTACGACAGTGAACGGTGTACCCCCTCAGTATGCCGAGATGTGGAAAGCGAATAAGGATTATTCGATTCGCACAAGCCACGCTGCCCCGGAACGATTTACACTGACCCGCAGTATTCGCCGTTTTGAGGATCAGAAGCAGACGGGAGCTATTTCGCTGGATGTGCTGTGGTCCCAATTTGATCAGACGCTGGGTTTGCTAGGGCGGGGAGACCAGCATCAGGTTTTTATTACAGGTTCAGATGGAAAGGTGATGTATCCGTCGCAGGTTCACCAGTCGCCTCCTGCGGAGGTACTAACAGCACTGCGTGATGTTCGGCCGGGTCCGGGAATGATCAAGACAGCCGGTAATTATGTATTTTATAATGATTTGGATGTGGTAGGGCTGCGGCTGGTCAAAATCGTACCTACTTCCTCCATTAACCACAGCGCTTTTTCGACCATGCTGTACGGGATTATTATAGGCGGGATCTCCATATTGGTTTCGATCTGCATTGCTGTTTTCATCGCATGGCGTACAGCACGTCCGATTGTCCATTTGGCGCGTTCGGTGCAGGAGCTGGATATGATCAAGGGACCTGCCGGAGAACCCAGTACACGCCCGGATGAGATTGGGTTGCTGGAAAGAAGTTTGCATGGCATGGCAGGACGAATCCGCGAGCATATCCAGACGGAATACAGTATGAATTTGCAAAAAAAGACGGCTGAGTTAAAAGCGCTCCAGGCGCAGATTCACCCCCATTTTCTGCAAAATACGCTGCAAATGATCGGTAGCATGGTATTTTCCCAAAAGCCGGAGGACACGTATGAGGTGATTCGGTCGCTGAGTGAGATGTTCCGCTACGTGGTACGGGAGCCGCAGGATATGGCCTCCTTACGCGCGGAAATTGACCATGTAGGCCACTATATGCGCATCCAGCAGCGGCGGTTTCCGCAACGACTGGTGTTTCAGGTGGAGACGGATGAACAGGCGCTGGATGTTCGTCTGCCCAAGCTGTCGCTTCAGCCGTTGCTGGAAAATGCGTTTCAGCATGGTCTGGATCGTAAGGCTGGAGCATGGCGGGTAGGAATCCGGGTGGAGATTATGAAAGAAGACCTATGCATTACAGTCTGCGATAATGGTAGCGGCATGGCACCCGACAGACTGGAAGAAGTACGGGCACGGCTGGAACATGCATCGGAGGAGCCGATCTGGGCGCAGGGTAGCCATATCGGATTAAGCAATGTGGCTTCACGGATACGGATGAATTTTGGAGTGAATTACGGGGTGACGATAGACAGTGAGCCGGGGATCGGTACACGTGTCACCATCCGCATTCCATTCACATCAGCAGGGGAGGGAAAAGGATGA
- a CDS encoding response regulator: MIRVLIVDDEPWNRDILKTFGAWERLGMSVVGEAEDGDEAFRLAGELSPQIVITDMRMPGADGVELLQALNNHFPDMKIIVVSGYDDFAYAKHAIRYKAVDYLLKPVNPVELNAVLLKCKDDLEAKAAEQQQEAAELDYEFFHKLSRYKQLLRLYFNELNREGVQMTCKQILQELESYGEPGPHMLGRLVQELLSQLKELAASNGLDTPTAKAGFPLSQDTLSSADRALEFVSTWYVQELEQLIRQRKYKNKLNLEEVRCYMDSHFAEPITLEQLAKNFFVSKEYMSKVFKQEYGQNVTDYIVQRRMEKAREWLADKQISIKAVAEMAGYEDVSYFYRVFKKHFGMAPGEMRKEH; encoded by the coding sequence ATGATCCGGGTATTAATTGTCGACGATGAGCCGTGGAACCGGGATATTCTAAAGACGTTCGGCGCATGGGAAAGGCTTGGAATGTCGGTGGTTGGTGAGGCTGAGGACGGGGATGAGGCGTTCAGGCTGGCCGGAGAATTATCCCCGCAGATTGTGATTACCGACATGCGTATGCCGGGCGCGGACGGAGTGGAGCTGCTGCAAGCGCTGAATAACCATTTTCCCGATATGAAGATCATTGTCGTGAGCGGCTATGACGACTTCGCGTATGCCAAACATGCCATTCGGTACAAGGCCGTTGATTACTTGCTGAAGCCCGTCAATCCCGTCGAGCTGAATGCGGTGCTGCTTAAATGCAAAGACGATCTGGAAGCCAAGGCAGCGGAACAGCAGCAGGAGGCGGCGGAGCTGGACTATGAGTTCTTCCACAAGCTGTCCCGGTATAAGCAACTGCTGCGGCTTTATTTTAATGAGCTGAACCGGGAAGGCGTACAAATGACCTGCAAGCAAATCTTGCAGGAGCTGGAGAGCTACGGGGAACCCGGTCCACATATGCTGGGCAGGCTGGTGCAGGAGCTTCTTTCCCAGCTTAAAGAGCTGGCAGCGTCCAACGGGCTGGATACGCCCACTGCCAAGGCTGGATTTCCGCTTTCGCAGGACACGCTATCCTCTGCGGATCGTGCGCTGGAGTTCGTATCGACATGGTATGTGCAGGAGCTGGAGCAGCTCATTCGGCAGCGGAAGTATAAGAACAAGCTGAATCTGGAGGAGGTGCGGTGCTATATGGACAGCCACTTTGCCGAGCCGATTACACTGGAGCAACTGGCGAAAAACTTTTTTGTCAGCAAGGAGTATATGAGCAAGGTATTCAAGCAGGAGTATGGTCAAAATGTAACGGACTATATCGTGCAGCGGAGAATGGAAAAAGCGCGCGAGTGGCTGGCAGATAAACAGATTTCGATTAAAGCGGTGGCGGAGATGGCGGGATATGAGGACGTATCGTATTTCTACCGGGTGTTTAAAAAGCATTTTGGCATGGCGCCCGGTGAAATGAGGAAGGAGCACTGA
- a CDS encoding extracellular solute-binding protein — protein MKMWKGVLSTMLVGTLLAGCGANSSGSDSSGSGGDGKTVNLKMFIAQPRLKEHYDKYINAFVAKEKKDKNIDVTVQLEMPPSDNAAQILKTRLASNDAPDVFALHAVNEIPPFYKAGYLEDLSGQPFVSKLMDSVKPSVTTKDGKVVAVPLETISWGYLYNKKIFKDLDLKPPGTLTEMKAVVEKLKANNVKPFLLSYKESWIPQLFVPLTAGAMMNTQNKDFIERMNQDKGSFSEMKSMFDIIDLVNSNGTDKALEIGGDDGSAAFAAGKAAMWIQGPWFAETILKSDPKMDFGVAPLPINDDPNATLINLSTSTSLAVSSTSKNKEVALDFVNYVLDDKDSSAFYESLKFNPISKVHTFKSYPWVNDATEYVKAGKSYQDPSIPQAVKDEAGKSLQSYYAGQLSQDDVIKALDKAWKSYNKVNK, from the coding sequence ATGAAGATGTGGAAAGGTGTATTGAGCACAATGCTGGTTGGCACGTTGTTGGCCGGGTGTGGAGCGAATTCTTCAGGTAGTGACAGCAGCGGTTCCGGTGGAGACGGTAAAACGGTTAATCTCAAAATGTTTATCGCACAGCCCCGTTTGAAGGAGCATTACGATAAATATATTAACGCATTCGTAGCGAAGGAAAAGAAAGATAAAAATATCGACGTTACGGTCCAATTGGAGATGCCGCCTTCCGACAATGCAGCACAAATTTTGAAAACGAGACTTGCATCCAACGATGCCCCGGATGTGTTCGCCCTGCATGCGGTGAATGAAATCCCTCCGTTTTATAAAGCGGGCTATTTGGAGGACCTGTCCGGGCAGCCATTTGTCAGCAAATTGATGGATAGTGTGAAGCCTTCGGTGACGACGAAAGACGGCAAGGTCGTGGCAGTTCCTTTGGAAACGATTTCATGGGGCTACTTGTACAATAAAAAGATATTTAAGGACCTGGACTTGAAGCCACCGGGAACGCTGACCGAAATGAAGGCTGTGGTCGAGAAGCTGAAAGCGAATAATGTGAAGCCGTTCCTGCTGTCCTACAAGGAATCCTGGATTCCACAGTTGTTCGTGCCACTGACAGCGGGTGCGATGATGAACACACAGAACAAGGATTTTATCGAACGGATGAATCAGGACAAAGGCTCTTTTTCCGAAATGAAGAGTATGTTCGATATTATTGATCTGGTGAACAGCAACGGTACAGACAAGGCGCTGGAAATTGGCGGGGATGATGGATCGGCGGCCTTTGCTGCGGGGAAAGCAGCGATGTGGATTCAAGGGCCATGGTTTGCAGAAACGATTTTGAAATCTGATCCGAAGATGGATTTTGGGGTAGCCCCGCTGCCGATCAACGACGATCCGAATGCGACACTGATCAATCTGTCCACTTCGACTTCGCTGGCTGTATCCTCTACAAGCAAGAACAAGGAGGTTGCACTCGATTTTGTAAACTATGTGTTGGACGACAAGGATTCCAGCGCGTTCTATGAATCATTGAAATTCAACCCAATCTCTAAAGTGCATACGTTCAAAAGCTATCCTTGGGTCAATGACGCTACCGAGTATGTGAAAGCAGGCAAGTCGTATCAAGATCCGTCCATCCCGCAAGCGGTCAAGGATGAAGCAGGCAAATCGCTGCAATCCTATTATGCAGGCCAGCTCTCGCAGGATGACGTGATTAAGGCGCTGGATAAGGCATGGAAATCGTATAACAAAGTAAACAAGTAA
- a CDS encoding sugar ABC transporter permease: MPFKIYKKYVMLLAFTAPALIFYAIFLLIPTISGMYYSFTDWNGLNPNYSFIGLGNFVEALKEDPDFLNSLWFTLKYVLVMIVLQNVLALALAVLIESRTRTKGFFRTIFFMPNMISTIISAFMWTFVFSSVLPQIAEKTAIAFLGQSWLGDPKVSFFSIIIVSLWNGVGYMMIIYLAALQGVPQSLKEAAIIDGANAFQTLRSVTLPMITHAITICFFLTLNGAFKVYEVVYGLTGGGPGRSTQVITMNIYEEAFSNNFRYGYASAKSVILFAIVLIFTLIQLRVMKKREVEA; this comes from the coding sequence ATGCCCTTTAAAATCTATAAAAAATACGTGATGCTGCTGGCGTTTACCGCCCCGGCGCTGATCTTTTACGCCATCTTCCTGCTTATTCCAACGATCAGCGGTATGTACTACAGCTTTACAGACTGGAACGGATTGAATCCGAATTACAGCTTTATCGGCTTGGGAAACTTTGTCGAGGCGCTGAAGGAAGACCCGGATTTTCTCAATTCCCTCTGGTTCACGCTCAAATATGTACTGGTCATGATTGTACTGCAAAATGTGCTGGCGTTAGCTCTGGCGGTGCTGATTGAATCACGTACACGTACCAAAGGATTTTTTCGGACGATATTTTTTATGCCCAATATGATCAGTACCATTATTAGCGCATTTATGTGGACGTTTGTTTTTTCCTCCGTGCTGCCGCAGATTGCCGAAAAGACAGCTATCGCCTTTTTGGGCCAATCGTGGCTGGGCGATCCGAAGGTATCTTTCTTTTCCATCATTATTGTGTCGCTCTGGAATGGTGTCGGCTATATGATGATCATTTATCTGGCTGCGCTTCAGGGTGTACCGCAAAGCTTGAAGGAGGCCGCTATTATTGATGGGGCGAACGCGTTCCAGACGTTAAGAAGTGTGACGCTGCCGATGATTACCCATGCGATTACCATCTGTTTCTTCCTGACGCTGAACGGTGCCTTCAAGGTCTACGAGGTCGTCTATGGACTGACTGGCGGAGGGCCGGGGCGCAGTACGCAGGTGATTACGATGAACATTTATGAGGAGGCGTTTTCCAACAACTTCCGTTATGGTTATGCAAGCGCCAAATCCGTTATTTTGTTCGCCATCGTGCTGATCTTCACGCTGATCCAGTTACGTGTGATGAAGAAGAGGGAGGTGGAGGCATGA
- a CDS encoding carbohydrate ABC transporter permease — MSLKKANSLLITLLLCVGAVVSFFPIYMAVINSFKTQGEMFASFTSLPTKLHFENYSQAFHQTHLLNSALNSTIISFIGIGGIVICSALAGYKLSRTRGKMSSAIFFLFVASMLVPFHSIMIPLTRMAKDLSVQGSTYGLALIYIGLGVNMAIFLYHGFVKSIPRELEESAQMDGCNEFQTFFRIIFPLLLPITVTIAILDFLWIWNDFLLPLLMLTDVNHYTLILSTNMLFGEYNKDWSLILAALVLTSIPVILIYSFFQKFIMEGIAEGAIKG, encoded by the coding sequence ATGAGTCTGAAAAAAGCCAACTCCTTGTTGATTACCCTGCTCCTCTGCGTGGGCGCTGTGGTGTCCTTCTTCCCGATCTACATGGCGGTGATTAATTCCTTTAAAACGCAGGGTGAGATGTTCGCATCCTTTACGTCGCTGCCGACAAAGCTTCATTTTGAAAATTACAGTCAGGCTTTTCACCAGACTCATTTGCTGAACAGCGCCCTCAATTCCACGATTATTTCTTTTATCGGCATTGGCGGCATCGTGATCTGTTCGGCGCTGGCGGGCTACAAGCTCTCTCGTACACGAGGGAAAATGAGCAGTGCGATCTTCTTCCTGTTTGTCGCATCCATGCTGGTACCGTTTCACTCCATTATGATACCGCTTACAAGGATGGCAAAGGATTTGTCCGTCCAAGGCAGTACGTATGGTCTGGCGCTGATCTATATCGGCTTGGGTGTGAATATGGCGATCTTTTTGTACCACGGATTCGTCAAATCCATCCCGCGTGAGCTGGAGGAATCGGCGCAAATGGACGGCTGTAATGAGTTCCAAACGTTCTTCCGGATTATATTTCCTTTGCTGCTGCCGATCACTGTCACGATTGCGATTTTGGATTTCCTGTGGATTTGGAACGACTTTTTACTTCCATTGTTGATGTTGACGGATGTGAACCACTACACCCTGATTCTTTCGACAAACATGCTGTTCGGGGAGTATAACAAGGACTGGTCGCTCATTCTGGCCGCACTTGTACTGACCTCCATCCCGGTGATCCTGATCTATTCGTTCTTCCAAAAATTCATCATGGAGGGCATAGCGGAGGGAGCGATTAAGGGATAA
- a CDS encoding AbrB/MazE/SpoVT family DNA-binding domain-containing protein, translating to MNDAAMKRNLDSLGRVVIPVEIRNRLGINKNTEMEFFITESAIVMRRSESESCLLCGENKQLIRFKKSYVCIYCANGLKGYPIPENQLPSTSEDIQNVSDAQMVKLLLDLMKQYPGASMKTYAQLLKISPTYVSFLKSKTTELDPPK from the coding sequence TTGAATGACGCGGCAATGAAAAGAAATTTAGATAGCCTAGGGAGAGTTGTAATCCCAGTGGAAATAAGAAATCGATTGGGTATCAACAAGAATACAGAAATGGAGTTTTTCATAACTGAAAGCGCTATTGTTATGCGTAGATCAGAAAGTGAATCATGTCTCCTATGCGGGGAAAACAAACAACTCATTCGCTTCAAAAAATCTTATGTATGTATCTACTGTGCAAATGGCCTCAAAGGGTACCCAATCCCAGAAAATCAGCTACCTTCTACATCAGAAGATATTCAAAATGTATCTGATGCACAAATGGTTAAGCTCCTGTTAGACCTCATGAAACAATATCCCGGTGCTTCCATGAAAACCTACGCGCAGCTATTGAAGATTTCACCAACTTATGTCTCTTTCCTTAAAAGTAAGACGACTGAATTAGATCCCCCTAAGTAA
- a CDS encoding aspartyl-phosphate phosphatase Spo0E family protein, which translates to MQTDNILSHHVEAARQKLHDLQNKYGFGHASVLKQSMVLDELINQYQYTYYRRKKIRLFKCS; encoded by the coding sequence ATGCAAACCGACAACATTTTGAGTCACCATGTAGAAGCAGCTAGACAAAAACTGCATGATCTCCAAAATAAATATGGCTTTGGTCACGCTAGTGTACTCAAACAATCAATGGTTCTGGACGAACTTATCAATCAATATCAATACACTTATTATAGACGTAAAAAAATCCGACTGTTTAAATGTAGCTGA